The window GTGCAAAACCAACATAACCTAATTCTCTGATATGACTCAGTACATTTACTTCCATCAGGGCTGTACCACTGACCAAAAAATAAAGCGACGTTCTGATGTAAGAAAGTAATGTTCTATCATTTGCTAAAGTAGTCCTTTGCCTTGCTAGATAATCTCTTACAATCATTTGTTCATCTGTTAGATTTTCTTTTTCCATGGTATGAATTTGAAATTTTCACAAATTTATTAATACTATCCCTCTAAATTAAGTGATAAAAGTCGCACATTTACGATTTCAAATTCAAAAAAATAATCAGCTTAATCAAAGTAGTTTAGTTAATGTCTATCTGGTTTTGTTGATTTTGAATTGTTCTATCAATTAAATTGAAATCCGATTGAATAAAAATGATTAGACCTAATTTTGACGATATTTTTATGGAGCTGGCAGTGAATCTTGCCAAAAGATCCCATTGTATCAAAAAGCATGTTGGAGCAGTTCTCACCAAAGAAACAAGGATCATTTCGATAGGATATAATGGTCCACCTTCCGGTACACATAATTGTGATGAGGAGTTTCCAATAGATGGATGTGCTAGAGATAGCAAAGGAAGTTGTACTCTTGCACTTCATGCAGAACAGAATGCAATTCTTTATGCAGTCAAAAATAACACTTCTGTAGAAGGATCTACTCTCTACGTCACACTTGCACCATGCTTGGCTTGTGCTAGAATTATATTTTCTATGGGAATTAAGCGTGTAATTTTTATGTATTCCTACGCTGAATATAAAGGCTTGCCTTTTGATGAAGGGCTTGAGTTTTTAAAGAAGTTTGGTGTTGAAGTCCATAAATATGAAAAGGATATCAAGTTTGAGGATAATCTGATTTAAAGGAAATTAACTTCTGTAAGAAGCGAAATTCCAAATTTTTCTTCTATAGAAGCTTGAATTTTTCTGCTCAACTCTGCAATTTCTTGACCATCACCATTGCCGTAATTTACCAATACCAAAGGTTGAAGTTTGTGGACTCCAATATTCCCAAAAGTTTTTCCTTTCCAGCCTGCCTGTTCAATCAACCATGCTGCGGGAATTTTAATCCCTTCATCGTTTGGAAAACCTGGAACAGTAGGGTTTTCTGATTTTATTTTCTCGAACATTTGTGGTTCAACAGTTGGATTTTTGAAAAAGCTTCCAGCATTGCCGATTACTTTGGGATCAGGAAGTTTACTTTGTCTGATTTTGATCACTGCATCAGAAATAGACTTGATAGAAAGATTTGTGACTTTCATTTCCTCAAGCGTCTGAGCGATTGCCCCATATTCTGTGTGGTAAACCGGCTTCTTTTTTAATCTGAACTCAACTCTAGTGATAATATATTGATCTTTGAGATCATTTTTGAATATGCTTTCTCTGTATCCAAATTGACAATCTTCCCAATGAAATATTTCTTCTTTTCCAGTAGTTCTGTGGATGGCTTTTAGACTTTGAAAAACTTCCTTGATTTCGATTCCATAAGC is drawn from Belliella baltica DSM 15883 and contains these coding sequences:
- a CDS encoding DUF202 domain-containing protein, whose protein sequence is MEKENLTDEQMIVRDYLARQRTTLANDRTLLSYIRTSLYFLVSGTALMEVNVLSHIRELGYVGFALSLGLMFLGFFNYFKVKKKLKKGNYIGM
- a CDS encoding deoxycytidylate deaminase; its protein translation is MIRPNFDDIFMELAVNLAKRSHCIKKHVGAVLTKETRIISIGYNGPPSGTHNCDEEFPIDGCARDSKGSCTLALHAEQNAILYAVKNNTSVEGSTLYVTLAPCLACARIIFSMGIKRVIFMYSYAEYKGLPFDEGLEFLKKFGVEVHKYEKDIKFEDNLI
- the murB gene encoding UDP-N-acetylmuramate dehydrogenase, yielding MNIQENISLKPFNTFGIDKKAKFFIQATTEKDILQALDKAKELNLPLIVLGGGSNILLTKDLEAVVLKIEIKGIQITKETDEEVFIEVGAGENWHEFVLYCIEKNLAGVENLSLIPGTVGASPMQNIGAYGIEIKEVFQSLKAIHRTTGKEEIFHWEDCQFGYRESIFKNDLKDQYIITRVEFRLKKKPVYHTEYGAIAQTLEEMKVTNLSIKSISDAVIKIRQSKLPDPKVIGNAGSFFKNPTVEPQMFEKIKSENPTVPGFPNDEGIKIPAAWLIEQAGWKGKTFGNIGVHKLQPLVLVNYGNGDGQEIAELSRKIQASIEEKFGISLLTEVNFL